A window from Schistosoma haematobium chromosome 3, whole genome shotgun sequence encodes these proteins:
- the RPL23_1 gene encoding 60S ribosomal protein L23 (EggNog:ENOG410VHIC~COG:J~BUSCO:EOG091G0QGZ), giving the protein MPKRGRGGSSGGKFRISLALPVGAIMNCADNSGAKNLYVIATFGVRGRLNRLPSAATGDLIVCSVKKGKPELRKKVLYAVVVRQRKAFRRKNGVFIYFEDNAGVIVNNKGELKGSAITGPVAKECADMWPKIASTASSIH; this is encoded by the exons ATGCCGAAGCGTG GAAGGGGTGGTTCATCTGGTGGAAAATTCCGTATTTCATTGGCTCTTCCTGTTGGAGCTATAATGAACTGTGCTGACAACAGTGGTGCCAAAAATTTGTATGTAATAGCTACGTTTGGTGTTCGAGGTCGCTTGAACCGTCTTCCATCGGCAGCAACTGGTGACCTCATTGTTTGTTCGGTTAAAAAGGGAAAACCAGAACTAAGAAAAAAGGTGTTGTATGCTGTAGTTGTCAGACAACGTAAGGCCTTCAGACGAAAAAACGGagtattcatttatttcgaGGATAACGCTGGCGTGATTGTCAACAACAAGGGAGAACTTAAAG GTTCGGCAATTACCGGCCCTGTGGCTAAAGAATGCGCTGATATGTGGCCAAAGATTGCATCAACCGCCAGTTCAattcattag
- a CDS encoding hypothetical protein (EggNog:ENOG410391S~COG:K~BUSCO:EOG091G0ZNH), whose translation MELIDPQNPRLLTNLEVLKLIKDKLESKKKVRRQQTLLYTGAKYLNTKSPCSKQTESGVQGFANDVKVFNLTKSEILMLINHCPSSQVELSVVSSIIISDLDSRLSNSQTDQLLQLVEKHFPDGVTASQMINSTGTLEASEDI comes from the exons ATGGAACTCATTGATCCCCAAAATCCCAGGCTTTTAACAAATCTCGAAGTTCTGAAGCTTATCAAAGATAAACTTGAATCTAAAAAGAAAGTCAGGCGCCAGCAAACGCTATTGTATACGGGCGCAAAGTATTTAAATACCAAATCACCTTGTAGCAAACAGACAGAATCAGGAGTACAGGGATTTGCTAATGATGTCAAGGTATTTAATTTAACAAAATCTGAGATTCTTATGCTTATCAATCACTGTCCCAGTAGTCAAGTGGAGCTATCAGTAGTGAGttctatt ATAATCAGTGATTTGGATTCTCGATTATCTAACAGTCAAACTGACCAACTCTTACAATTAGTAGAAAAGCATTTTCCCGATGGTGTTACTGCAAGTCAAATGATCAATTCCACTGGTACATTAGAGGCATCTGaagatatataa
- a CDS encoding Protein atp6v1fnb (EggNog:ENOG4113TSA): protein MSRSYPADTRSQKVLEELYEKETISQLNWFLKCQEAKKLDDSISLTTSSMMDRSVPNMSTILSKLNIKDNEEDHMKESNEIVSNDDDNNNNKVIEEENKQELTIGPDMFKPSPEVLKLLYEGISKEGKGRNLYLHDRYKLNLEDKFQFPVLSSMEYGWGHADLISKSTAQSRKFGRQCVIEDSFYRRTGIPFKHGAGMIGLDKYSF, encoded by the exons ATGTCAAGATCATATCCAGCGGATACAAGATCACAAAAAGTTTTAGAAGAATTATatgaaaaagaaactatatcaCAATTGAATTGGTTTTTAAAATGTCAAGAAGCTAAAAAATTAGATGATTCCATTTCATTGACAACATCAAGTATGATGGATAGATCTGTGCCGAATATGTCAACtattttatcaaaattaaatataaaagataATGAAGAAGATCATATGAAAGAATCGAATGAAATTGTTtccaatgatgatgataataataataataaggtaatAGAAGAAGAGAATAAACAAGAATTAACTATTGGACCAGATATGTTTAAACCATCACCAGaagtattgaaattattatatgaAGGAATATCAAAAGAAGGAAAAGGACG gAATCTTTATCTTCATGATcgttataaattaaatttagaaGATAAATTCCAATTTCCTGTACTTAGTTCAATGGAATATGGTTGGGGTCATGCTGATTTAATTAGTAAATCAACTGCACAATCTAGAAAATTTGGACGTCAATGTGTTATTGAAGATTCATTTTATCGACGAACTGGGATACCATTTAAACATGGAGCTGGAATGATTGGATTAGATAaatatagtttttaa
- a CDS encoding hypothetical protein (EggNog:ENOG410391S~COG:K~BUSCO:EOG091G0ZNH) encodes MELIDPQNPRLLTNLEVLKLIKDKLESKKKVRRQQTLLYTGAKYLNTKSPCSKQTESGVQGFANDVKVFNLTKSEILMLINHCPSSQVELSIISDLDSRLSNSQTDQLLQLVEKHFPDGVTASQMINSTGTLEASEDI; translated from the exons ATGGAACTCATTGATCCCCAAAATCCCAGGCTTTTAACAAATCTCGAAGTTCTGAAGCTTATCAAAGATAAACTTGAATCTAAAAAGAAAGTCAGGCGCCAGCAAACGCTATTGTATACGGGCGCAAAGTATTTAAATACCAAATCACCTTGTAGCAAACAGACAGAATCAGGAGTACAGGGATTTGCTAATGATGTCAAGGTATTTAATTTAACAAAATCTGAGATTCTTATGCTTATCAATCACTGTCCCAGTAGTCAAGTGGAGCTATCA ATAATCAGTGATTTGGATTCTCGATTATCTAACAGTCAAACTGACCAACTCTTACAATTAGTAGAAAAGCATTTTCCCGATGGTGTTACTGCAAGTCAAATGATCAATTCCACTGGTACATTAGAGGCATCTGaagatatataa